One Cohnella candidum genomic region harbors:
- a CDS encoding lysoplasmalogenase encodes MDRKRLLLTAIIILSGAGYLLAMAEQSMTMRWILKPGTILLIIGLALTLRNTAKAYRNLVIVGLLLSAAGDCFLLLEGSKWFVLGLSSFLLAHLTYIAAFATRWRGLSLYRLLTLIPIALYSAWLLSELHKGIYTGGNTGLWLPVLVYVIVISAMILSAVISGSGVAMAGAVVFFVSDSLLAWNMFVSPIDGAGYAVMVTYYAAQFMIAKSIENHKYSTGAQGLAIL; translated from the coding sequence ATGGATCGGAAAAGATTGTTGCTCACAGCCATCATCATTTTATCAGGGGCAGGGTATTTGCTGGCGATGGCGGAACAAAGCATGACCATGCGATGGATCTTGAAACCGGGAACGATCTTGCTCATCATCGGACTCGCCTTAACGCTGCGCAATACCGCCAAAGCGTATCGCAACCTGGTCATCGTGGGATTGCTTCTCTCGGCCGCCGGCGATTGTTTCTTGCTGTTGGAAGGCAGCAAATGGTTCGTTCTAGGGCTTAGCTCCTTCTTGCTCGCGCACCTGACGTATATTGCGGCATTCGCGACGAGATGGCGGGGGTTGTCTCTCTATCGTCTATTGACGTTGATTCCCATTGCCCTGTATTCTGCTTGGCTGCTTAGCGAATTACATAAGGGGATATACACCGGAGGGAATACCGGACTGTGGCTTCCCGTACTGGTTTACGTCATCGTCATATCCGCCATGATCCTCAGCGCTGTGATCAGCGGCAGTGGGGTCGCTATGGCAGGCGCGGTCGTATTCTTCGTGTCCGATTCCCTGCTAGCCTGGAACATGTTCGTATCCCCGATCGATGGGGCCGGATATGCCGTCATGGTCACTTATTACGCCGCGCAATTCATGATTGCCAAGAGTATTGAAAACCATAAATATTCGACGGGGGCGCAAGGTTTAGCTATTCTTTGA